One genomic segment of Gemmatimonadota bacterium includes these proteins:
- a CDS encoding FtsQ-type POTRA domain-containing protein: MTTRQRALIVALGAVAAVALWIGVPRAMRRLEYFRVRHIEVTGVRFLDERDVVARLALPKTASIVDPLAPVRRNASAIPGVAAASIERRLPGTLSLLVLEELPVALVMQEEKLVLMDRRGRILPFDPTRAPTSLPVAERDSATAALLSAVLRADPEWYGQIESARRDGGDVLLEDGPHRVRIRPGASLETIRGVTAVRAWLTTANRPWQELDARFADRAFVKWATS; this comes from the coding sequence GTGACGACGCGGCAACGGGCACTGATCGTCGCTCTGGGCGCCGTGGCTGCAGTGGCCCTCTGGATTGGCGTGCCGCGCGCCATGCGTCGCCTCGAGTACTTCCGCGTCCGGCACATCGAGGTCACCGGGGTGCGGTTCCTCGACGAGCGTGACGTGGTCGCCCGCCTCGCCTTGCCGAAGACGGCCAGTATCGTCGATCCGCTGGCGCCCGTGCGTCGGAACGCCTCCGCGATTCCCGGTGTCGCGGCGGCCTCGATTGAGCGTCGCTTGCCGGGGACACTCTCCCTGTTGGTGTTGGAGGAATTGCCGGTGGCGCTCGTGATGCAGGAGGAGAAGCTGGTGCTGATGGATCGCCGTGGGCGCATCCTGCCGTTTGACCCGACGCGGGCACCGACATCGCTCCCCGTGGCCGAGCGGGATTCGGCAACCGCCGCCCTGCTGTCGGCGGTGCTCCGAGCCGATCCTGAATGGTATGGGCAGATCGAATCGGCCCGCCGCGATGGTGGCGATGTCCTGCTCGAGGATGGCCCGCATCGGGTGCGCATTCGTCCCGGTGCCTCGCTCGAAACGATCCGCGGCGTGACCGCGGTGCGCGCCTGGTTGACCACCGCCAATCGCCCGTGGCAGGAGCTCGATGCCCGCTTTGCCGATCGCGCCTTCGTGAAGTGGGCAACGTCGTGA
- the ftsY gene encoding signal recognition particle-docking protein FtsY: MMARLGEKLGLWQRIKRLALTDVGALARGLNADDLEQMERVLIEADFGVPATLDLVAFLEGEVRKGKLKTDVQLRDAVVTQLGAMLAGPSDPARLESPASGPTVVLVVGVNGVGKTTSVAKLARRLQQEGKKVLLGAADTYRAGAVAQLETWAARLGIECVSGASGGDPAAVAYDAVEAAIARNVDVVVIDTAGRLHTQDGLMAELSKVVRVVAKKLPGAPHEVFLVLDGTVGQNAVQQGKLFGKVVSPTGLVITKLDGTARGGAIVALRRELNVPIRFVGTGETVDDFAPFDPRAWAETLFD; this comes from the coding sequence ATGATGGCACGACTCGGGGAAAAACTCGGACTCTGGCAACGGATCAAGCGGCTGGCGCTCACGGACGTGGGGGCGCTCGCACGCGGCCTCAATGCCGACGATCTCGAACAGATGGAGCGCGTGCTGATCGAGGCCGATTTCGGCGTGCCCGCCACGCTCGACCTGGTTGCCTTCCTCGAGGGCGAGGTGCGCAAGGGGAAGTTGAAGACCGATGTGCAGTTGCGCGACGCCGTCGTGACGCAATTGGGCGCAATGCTTGCCGGTCCGTCGGACCCCGCGAGGCTTGAGTCTCCCGCGAGCGGTCCGACTGTCGTCCTCGTGGTCGGCGTGAATGGCGTGGGGAAGACCACCTCGGTCGCGAAGCTCGCGCGCCGGCTTCAGCAGGAGGGAAAGAAGGTGCTCCTCGGCGCGGCAGACACGTATCGCGCCGGCGCCGTCGCGCAGCTTGAGACCTGGGCCGCACGACTCGGCATCGAATGCGTCTCGGGCGCGTCGGGGGGCGACCCGGCGGCGGTGGCGTACGATGCGGTCGAGGCGGCGATTGCCCGGAATGTCGACGTGGTGGTGATCGACACCGCGGGGCGTCTGCACACGCAGGACGGCCTGATGGCAGAGCTCAGCAAGGTGGTGCGTGTCGTGGCGAAGAAGCTGCCCGGCGCGCCGCACGAAGTCTTTCTGGTGCTCGATGGCACCGTCGGCCAGAATGCGGTGCAGCAGGGGAAACTCTTCGGCAAGGTGGTGTCGCCGACCGGACTGGTGATCACCAAGCTCGATGGCACTGCCCGCGGCGGCGCGATCGTGGCACTTCGTCGGGAGCTCAACGTACCGATCCGCTTCGTCGGGACCGGCGAGACGGTGGATGACTTCGCGCCGTTCGATCCGCGGGCCTGGGCGGAGACGCTCTTTGACTGA
- the ftsZ gene encoding cell division protein FtsZ, with the protein MIFELEEQSAQNARMKVVGVGGGGGNAVNRMIAEALSGVQFISVNTDAQALAASRSDIKVQIGKKLTRGLGAGARPEIGRQAIEENRDEVLEHLQGADLVFVTCGMGGGTGTGAAPIIAQIAKDIGALTVGIVTKPFLFEGRKRMKQAEMGITELRRNVDTMIVVPNERLLAVVGKGIPFQDALKKADEVLLNATRGIASLITSTGIINVDFADVRTVMQNGGAALMGTGVATGENRALEAAQQAISSPLLDNVSINGASGVLINIIGGDDLTLGEATQISGIIHDAVGDDAQIIFGAGNDSRCNGEIRVTVIATGFDRAVTGEPVVERNVNPQVLPFSPRRQAGVTPPAAPSQQSTPAAQQPTVTPPRTAPVQQPFVRPVQPPKPATPDVSDMEIPTFIRRQMD; encoded by the coding sequence ATGATCTTCGAGCTCGAAGAGCAGTCAGCGCAGAATGCACGGATGAAGGTCGTTGGCGTCGGCGGGGGTGGCGGAAATGCCGTCAACCGCATGATTGCCGAGGCCCTCAGCGGCGTGCAGTTCATTTCGGTCAACACCGATGCCCAGGCCCTCGCGGCCTCGCGGTCCGACATCAAGGTGCAGATCGGCAAGAAGCTGACGCGCGGCCTCGGCGCCGGCGCCCGTCCCGAAATCGGCCGTCAGGCGATCGAGGAGAATCGGGACGAGGTGCTTGAGCATCTCCAAGGGGCGGACCTGGTCTTCGTCACCTGCGGCATGGGTGGTGGCACCGGCACGGGCGCTGCACCGATTATTGCACAGATCGCCAAGGACATCGGCGCCCTCACCGTCGGCATCGTCACCAAGCCGTTCCTCTTCGAGGGGCGGAAGCGGATGAAGCAGGCCGAAATGGGGATCACCGAGCTTCGGCGAAACGTTGACACGATGATTGTCGTACCGAACGAACGGCTGCTCGCGGTGGTTGGGAAGGGCATTCCCTTCCAGGACGCCCTCAAGAAGGCCGACGAAGTGTTGCTGAATGCAACGCGCGGGATTGCCTCCTTGATCACCAGTACCGGCATCATCAACGTAGATTTCGCGGATGTACGGACGGTGATGCAGAACGGCGGCGCGGCACTGATGGGCACCGGCGTGGCCACCGGCGAGAATCGGGCGCTCGAGGCGGCGCAGCAGGCGATCTCGTCGCCACTGCTCGACAACGTCTCGATCAACGGCGCCAGCGGCGTGCTGATCAACATCATCGGCGGCGACGACCTCACCCTCGGCGAGGCGACGCAGATCAGCGGCATCATTCACGACGCCGTGGGCGACGACGCCCAGATCATCTTCGGTGCCGGGAACGACTCGCGCTGCAATGGCGAGATCCGCGTGACGGTGATCGCGACGGGCTTCGATCGGGCCGTGACGGGTGAGCCGGTGGTCGAGCGGAACGTGAACCCGCAGGTGCTGCCGTTCTCACCGCGGCGCCAGGCCGGCGTCACGCCGCCGGCCGCACCGAGCCAGCAGTCAACGCCGGCAGCCCAGCAGCCCACGGTGACGCCACCGCGGACCGCGCCGGTGCAGCAGCCGTTCGTTCGTCCGGTGCAACCGCCGAAGCCGGCGACGCCCGATGTGTCCGACATGGAAATTCCGACCTTTATCAGGCGGCAAATGGATTGA
- the ftsA gene encoding cell division protein FtsA: MSTVAVQRLVAALDLGSTKITAIIGEVTGDSRSWGLRILGVGSERSTGVRRGVIRDFEETVRAVTKAMTDAERIAGLEVGTVYVGAGGEQIAQRISHGVASITGSEVRTSDLARVNDVASSVSFGHDQELLHAIPHDYLVDGQAGYADPIGMAGERVEAEVYILTARSSALAHQRKAIEKAGWNVGEVVVEPLAASLAVLTPEEREMGSVLVDLGGGSTSVAIFQGGKLRHTASLRFAGGHLTSDLVHGLGVTQAEAERIKEKWGAAYEPLIPENEVVEVVLTGGQGPRQVKRQLIAHIMHARLQEVLELAYDEVTRAGWAMAGLPCGVVVTGGGAAAPGIVELTRDVFAAPVRIGVPADQLRGLVDRVASPGLAVPVGLALWGARQVAMGGGFGAGGKSSPAVGRVLEPVRRWLQDFF, from the coding sequence GTGAGCACCGTCGCCGTGCAGCGGCTCGTCGCCGCCCTCGACCTCGGGAGCACCAAGATCACCGCCATCATTGGCGAGGTGACCGGCGACTCCCGCTCGTGGGGGCTCCGCATCCTCGGCGTCGGCAGCGAACGGTCCACTGGCGTGCGTCGCGGGGTCATTCGCGACTTCGAAGAGACGGTCCGCGCGGTGACCAAGGCGATGACGGATGCCGAACGGATCGCCGGGCTCGAGGTCGGGACGGTCTATGTCGGGGCGGGCGGGGAGCAGATCGCCCAGCGGATCTCCCACGGCGTCGCCAGCATCACGGGCAGCGAAGTCCGCACCTCCGATCTGGCCCGTGTGAACGACGTCGCCTCGTCGGTCTCGTTCGGCCACGACCAGGAACTGCTCCACGCCATCCCGCACGACTATCTCGTGGACGGCCAGGCTGGCTACGCCGACCCGATCGGAATGGCCGGCGAGCGTGTCGAGGCGGAGGTCTACATCCTCACGGCCCGCTCCAGCGCCTTGGCGCACCAGCGGAAAGCCATCGAAAAGGCGGGGTGGAACGTCGGGGAAGTGGTGGTGGAACCGCTCGCGGCCTCGTTGGCGGTCCTGACCCCCGAGGAGCGGGAAATGGGGTCAGTTCTCGTGGACCTTGGCGGAGGGAGTACCTCTGTCGCCATCTTTCAGGGTGGGAAGCTCCGCCATACCGCCTCCCTCCGCTTTGCGGGGGGGCACCTGACTTCCGATCTGGTCCATGGCCTTGGGGTGACCCAGGCCGAGGCGGAGCGGATCAAGGAAAAGTGGGGCGCGGCCTACGAGCCGTTGATCCCGGAGAACGAAGTCGTGGAAGTCGTCCTGACGGGGGGGCAGGGGCCCCGGCAGGTGAAGCGCCAGTTGATTGCTCACATCATGCACGCCCGGCTCCAGGAGGTTCTGGAGCTGGCCTACGACGAAGTGACCCGCGCCGGCTGGGCGATGGCCGGGTTGCCGTGCGGCGTGGTGGTGACGGGTGGCGGGGCGGCGGCCCCAGGCATCGTCGAGCTGACGAGAGACGTCTTCGCGGCACCGGTACGGATCGGGGTGCCTGCGGACCAGTTGCGAGGTTTGGTGGACAGAGTGGCATCGCCGGGCCTCGCGGTTCCGGTCGGACTGGCCCTCTGGGGTGCACGACAGGTGGCGATGGGTGGGGGCTTCGGCGCCGGGGGCAAGTCATCGCCCGCCGTTGGCCGGGTGCTCGAACCAGTGCGACGCTGGTTGCAGGATTTCTTCTGA
- the hisA gene encoding 1-(5-phosphoribosyl)-5-[(5-phosphoribosylamino)methylideneamino]imidazole-4-carboxamide isomerase, with product MDLYPAIDLRGGQVVRLAQGEAARETVYGHDPVAQAEQFVLAGARWLHVVDLNRAFGDGDNDTAIAEIVRRFGDRLQVQLGGGIREVARAEAVVQLGVSRVVIGTAAVDQPALVDAVVRAIGGDRVAVGIDARDGRVAVRGWVETSAVRATELAARVAGQGVHTVIHTDIARDGMLSGPNLDEALALQTKGPRVIVSGGVASIADLQAIARAGLAGAITGRAIYEGRFTLAEALAALAS from the coding sequence ATGGACCTCTATCCCGCCATTGACCTGCGCGGCGGACAAGTCGTTCGCCTCGCGCAGGGGGAAGCCGCTCGCGAAACCGTCTATGGCCACGATCCCGTGGCCCAGGCGGAACAGTTCGTTCTGGCCGGCGCCCGTTGGCTCCATGTCGTCGACCTCAATCGTGCCTTCGGTGACGGCGACAACGACACGGCGATCGCCGAGATCGTGCGCCGGTTCGGCGATCGGCTGCAGGTCCAGCTCGGCGGTGGCATTCGCGAGGTCGCGCGGGCCGAGGCCGTGGTCCAGCTCGGCGTCTCGCGCGTGGTGATCGGCACGGCGGCCGTCGACCAGCCGGCGCTCGTCGATGCCGTGGTCCGCGCAATCGGTGGCGACCGCGTGGCGGTCGGGATCGATGCGCGCGATGGTCGGGTGGCGGTGCGCGGCTGGGTCGAGACATCCGCCGTGCGCGCCACCGAGCTCGCCGCGCGCGTCGCGGGGCAGGGCGTGCACACCGTGATCCATACCGACATTGCGCGCGACGGGATGCTGAGCGGGCCGAACCTCGACGAAGCGCTCGCGTTGCAGACCAAGGGGCCGCGGGTGATCGTGAGCGGCGGCGTGGCCTCGATCGCCGATCTGCAGGCCATCGCACGCGCAGGACTCGCGGGGGCCATCACCGGGCGCGCGATCTACGAGGGACGCTTCACCCTCGCCGAGGCGCTCGCCGCCCTGGCGAGCTGA
- a CDS encoding M23 family metallopeptidase, with translation MRFQIPRFPLAAAVLAVAALIVSRGDYPWQRLSDVPTTGAIVVSDPYHTVSDTLQRGETIGALLARHGVIGLDLSALASALRFDPRRFRAGQVFSVRRGGAADEATQVEFRASPEQRVQFIRTANGEWRGNAVKVYWSTDTIRLGATITSSLFNAIDDEVSDATLDRQERANVVYALADVFSYSVDFSRDIQQGDRFTAVVERRTSDEGETRFGRILAGELSVGGKAIAAYNYRNGGQNAFYDAAGNALKRAFLAAPVEFRYISSGLSRARFHPVLGVFRKHDGIDYSAAAGTPVHAAAEGTILRAGWAGGYGRLIEIRHRNGIVTRYGHLSVIGPAIRPGAHVGQGDFIGKVGSSGLSTAPHLHYEFRVDGTARDPRSVKMDTGAPLPAGDLVAFRQERDRLRALLGPSLASPPARGSLAE, from the coding sequence ATGCGTTTCCAGATTCCCCGATTTCCTCTCGCCGCCGCCGTGCTCGCGGTGGCCGCGCTGATCGTGTCGCGCGGCGACTATCCGTGGCAGCGTCTCTCCGACGTGCCGACGACTGGCGCGATCGTCGTGTCCGATCCGTACCATACGGTGAGCGACACCCTGCAGCGTGGGGAAACGATCGGGGCGCTGCTCGCGCGCCACGGCGTGATCGGGTTGGATCTGTCGGCGTTGGCCAGTGCGCTCCGCTTCGACCCGCGCCGCTTCCGCGCCGGGCAGGTCTTTTCGGTGCGCCGCGGTGGGGCCGCCGATGAGGCGACCCAGGTGGAATTTCGCGCCTCACCGGAACAGCGGGTGCAGTTCATCCGGACCGCCAACGGCGAGTGGCGCGGGAACGCCGTCAAGGTCTACTGGAGCACCGACACGATCCGCCTCGGCGCAACGATCACGTCGAGTCTCTTCAACGCCATCGACGACGAAGTCAGCGACGCGACCCTCGACCGTCAGGAGCGGGCCAACGTCGTCTACGCGCTCGCCGACGTCTTTTCCTACTCGGTCGACTTCTCGCGTGACATCCAGCAGGGCGATCGTTTCACGGCGGTGGTCGAGCGGCGCACCTCGGACGAAGGCGAGACCCGCTTTGGCCGCATCCTCGCGGGTGAACTGAGTGTGGGTGGCAAGGCGATCGCGGCGTACAACTATCGCAACGGTGGCCAGAACGCCTTCTACGACGCTGCGGGCAACGCGCTCAAGCGTGCCTTCCTCGCGGCACCGGTCGAGTTCCGCTACATCTCGAGCGGTCTCTCGCGCGCCCGCTTTCATCCGGTGCTGGGCGTCTTCCGCAAGCATGACGGGATCGACTATTCCGCCGCCGCGGGCACCCCGGTCCATGCGGCCGCCGAAGGGACGATCCTGCGCGCGGGGTGGGCCGGCGGTTACGGCAGACTGATCGAGATCCGCCACCGCAATGGCATCGTCACGCGGTACGGGCACCTCTCGGTCATCGGGCCCGCGATCCGTCCTGGCGCGCACGTCGGCCAGGGCGACTTCATCGGCAAGGTCGGCTCGAGCGGTCTCTCGACCGCCCCGCACCTGCATTACGAGTTCCGCGTTGATGGCACCGCCCGCGACCCGCGCAGCGTCAAGATGGACACCGGCGCACCGCTGCCAGCGGGCGACCTGGTGGCGTTTCGCCAGGAACGCGATCGGCTCCGCGCGCTGCTTGGGCCCTCGCTCGCGTCGCCGCCGGCCCGCGGCTCCCTCGCCGAGTAG
- the recG gene encoding ATP-dependent DNA helicase RecG — MAQLRLDTPIQFLKGIGEKRADAFARLGVVSVHDLLHHLPHRYIDASTTTPLAQARVGDDVACIGTVVSKGVLPTRKGLRVFHAVLKDASGLLECAWPGQAFLDRTLAVGQLILVAGPIRFYHGRQMAPRELVILGDADDPAAAGRILPVYPATEGLSHKQIRALMETHLDTLSPLVPDVLDPTLRDRFALPSLADALRAVHRPTTMAEAESGRRRLALDELLDLQLMLARARHVARHGQRGQTFTLHKTFTSQLREALPWPLTGDQKKAIREIFEDMTHEERMHRLVMGDVGTGKTVVALFAMLLALENDCQAALMAPTELLAEQHHRTLTTLLAPLGLVPELLLGRLTAAEKKAAHARLRTGATKLVVGTHALVQESVAFQRLGLVVIDEQHRFGVEQRAALMGKGEAPDVLLLTATPIPRSLALTRYGDLDASLLKERPPGRGTIRTAVRTPSQRRRVFEFLRETALKGGQVYIVLPVIEESEKADLRAAQTMATSLTAQWPDVTVGLVHGRLKAPERDQVMRDFRDGKIGVLVATTVIEVGIDVANATVMVIEHPERFGLAQLHQLRGRVGRGSGDSHSILLTVGEDVPERLRAFSKTDDGFAIAELDLQERRQGDLLGARQSGGVDFKVARFPDDTDLLTEARALARTILDADPTLDRREHQALKDRVVTRYPRGETLFRVG; from the coding sequence ATGGCCCAACTCCGCCTCGACACTCCCATCCAGTTCCTGAAAGGCATCGGCGAGAAGCGCGCCGACGCCTTCGCGCGGCTGGGCGTGGTGTCGGTGCACGACCTGCTGCACCACCTGCCGCATCGCTACATCGACGCCTCGACCACCACGCCGCTCGCGCAGGCGCGTGTCGGCGATGATGTGGCGTGCATCGGTACGGTCGTCAGCAAGGGGGTGCTGCCGACGCGGAAGGGGCTGCGGGTCTTCCATGCCGTGCTCAAGGATGCGAGCGGGTTGCTGGAGTGTGCCTGGCCCGGGCAGGCGTTCCTCGACCGGACGCTGGCCGTGGGGCAGTTGATCCTCGTGGCAGGCCCGATCCGCTTCTATCACGGCCGGCAGATGGCACCGCGCGAGCTGGTGATTCTCGGCGACGCCGACGATCCGGCTGCCGCGGGGCGGATCCTCCCGGTCTATCCCGCCACCGAGGGGCTCTCGCACAAGCAGATCCGCGCGCTGATGGAGACGCACCTCGACACCCTCTCGCCGTTGGTGCCGGACGTCCTCGACCCGACGCTGCGCGACCGCTTTGCGTTGCCGTCATTGGCGGATGCACTGCGGGCTGTGCACCGCCCGACGACGATGGCGGAGGCGGAGTCGGGACGGCGCCGGTTGGCACTGGACGAACTGCTCGACCTGCAGCTCATGTTGGCGCGCGCTCGTCACGTGGCGCGCCATGGGCAGCGCGGCCAGACCTTCACGCTGCACAAGACCTTCACGTCACAGCTGCGCGAGGCGCTGCCGTGGCCGCTCACCGGCGACCAGAAGAAGGCGATCCGCGAGATCTTCGAGGACATGACGCACGAGGAGCGGATGCACCGCCTCGTGATGGGCGATGTCGGCACCGGGAAGACGGTGGTGGCGCTCTTCGCAATGCTGCTGGCGCTGGAGAACGACTGCCAGGCCGCCCTGATGGCGCCGACGGAACTGCTCGCCGAGCAACACCACCGGACGCTCACGACGCTGCTCGCCCCGCTTGGGCTCGTGCCGGAGCTGCTGCTCGGGCGACTGACCGCAGCCGAGAAGAAGGCGGCGCACGCCCGGCTGCGCACCGGTGCCACGAAGCTGGTTGTCGGGACGCATGCACTCGTGCAGGAGTCGGTGGCCTTCCAGCGCCTCGGCCTGGTGGTGATCGACGAACAGCACCGCTTCGGGGTGGAGCAACGCGCTGCGCTGATGGGGAAGGGGGAGGCACCCGACGTGCTGCTGTTGACCGCCACGCCTATCCCGCGCTCGTTGGCACTGACGCGCTACGGCGACCTCGATGCCTCGCTGCTCAAGGAGCGGCCGCCTGGGCGCGGCACCATCCGCACCGCCGTCCGCACGCCGTCGCAACGTCGGCGGGTCTTCGAGTTCCTGCGCGAGACGGCACTCAAGGGCGGGCAGGTCTACATCGTCCTGCCGGTGATCGAGGAGTCGGAGAAGGCCGACCTGCGCGCGGCGCAGACGATGGCGACCTCGCTCACGGCGCAGTGGCCGGATGTGACGGTCGGACTGGTGCATGGCCGGCTCAAGGCACCAGAGCGTGATCAGGTCATGCGCGACTTCCGCGACGGCAAGATCGGCGTGCTGGTCGCCACCACGGTGATCGAGGTCGGGATCGACGTCGCGAATGCGACGGTCATGGTCATCGAGCATCCGGAGCGCTTCGGGCTGGCGCAGTTGCACCAGCTCCGCGGCCGCGTCGGACGGGGGAGCGGCGACTCGCACAGCATCCTGCTCACCGTCGGCGAGGACGTCCCGGAGCGGCTCCGGGCGTTCTCGAAGACCGACGACGGCTTCGCGATCGCCGAGCTCGACTTGCAGGAGCGCCGGCAAGGCGACCTGCTCGGCGCCCGGCAGTCCGGCGGCGTCGACTTCAAGGTGGCCCGCTTCCCGGACGACACCGACCTGCTCACCGAGGCGCGCGCCCTCGCGCGCACGATTCTCGACGCCGACCCGACCCTGGACCGCCGCGAGCATCAGGCGCTGAAGGATCGGGTGGTGACGCGGTATCCGAGGGGGGAGACGTTGTTTAGGGTGGGATGA